A genomic window from Ideonella sp. WA131b includes:
- a CDS encoding nuclear transport factor 2 family protein, which yields MPRPPAAALHTSPDDVEAQFYEALQRGDIEALMALWADDDEIVCVHPGGGGRLVGPAAIRASFEAIFANGGIPVAPQQVHRLQQIGASVHHLVERIEILTPEGRQVGWGVATNVYLKSPRGWRIVAHHASPAEPQVPAVPVVHDASTTLH from the coding sequence ATGCCGCGCCCGCCCGCCGCCGCCCTGCACACCAGCCCCGACGACGTCGAGGCGCAGTTCTACGAGGCGCTGCAGCGCGGCGACATCGAGGCGCTGATGGCGCTGTGGGCCGACGACGACGAGATCGTCTGCGTGCACCCTGGCGGCGGGGGGCGGCTGGTGGGGCCGGCGGCCATCCGCGCCAGCTTCGAGGCCATCTTCGCGAACGGCGGCATCCCGGTGGCGCCGCAGCAGGTGCACCGGCTGCAGCAGATCGGCGCCTCGGTGCACCACCTGGTCGAGCGCATCGAGATCCTCACGCCCGAGGGTCGGCAGGTCGGCTGGGGGGTGGCCACCAACGTGTACCTCAAGTCGCCCCGGGGCTGGCGGATCGTGGCCCACCACGCCAGCCCCGCCGAGCCGCAGGTGCCGGCCGTGCCGGTGGTGCACGACGCGTCCACCACGCTGCACTGA
- the purU gene encoding formyltetrahydrofolate deformylase, translated as MSLDHQFVLTMTCPDAKGIVHAVSGLLYQAGCNIVDSQQFGDLDGEDATGLFFMRVHFQAPPQLASQATLQGLFAHTVQQFGMTARFHALAARPRVLLMVSQHGHCLNDLLFRWKSGSLAADIPAILSNHETHRALAESYGIPFHHLPLKAGSGAEAKRAQERGLEALVAREKIDLVVLARYMQILSPELCTALAGRAINIHHSFLPSFKGARPYFQAHARGVKLIGATAHYVTADLDEGPIIEQDVQRVDHAMSAEDYTAAGRDIECMVLARAVRWHLEHRVLVNGRKCVVLR; from the coding sequence ATGAGCCTGGACCACCAGTTTGTGCTGACGATGACCTGCCCCGACGCCAAGGGCATCGTGCACGCGGTCTCCGGGCTGCTGTACCAGGCCGGCTGCAACATCGTCGACTCGCAGCAGTTCGGCGATCTCGACGGCGAGGACGCCACGGGCCTGTTCTTCATGCGCGTGCACTTCCAAGCACCGCCGCAGCTGGCCAGCCAGGCCACGCTGCAGGGCCTGTTCGCCCACACGGTGCAGCAGTTCGGCATGACGGCTCGGTTCCATGCCCTGGCGGCCCGGCCGCGCGTGCTGCTGATGGTGAGCCAGCACGGCCACTGCCTGAACGACCTGCTGTTCCGCTGGAAAAGCGGCTCGCTGGCCGCCGACATTCCGGCCATCCTGAGCAACCACGAGACCCACCGCGCGCTGGCCGAGAGCTATGGCATCCCCTTCCACCACCTGCCGCTGAAGGCCGGCAGCGGCGCCGAAGCAAAGCGCGCGCAGGAGCGCGGGCTCGAGGCGCTGGTGGCGCGCGAGAAGATCGACCTCGTCGTGCTCGCGCGCTACATGCAGATCCTGAGCCCGGAGCTGTGCACGGCGCTGGCCGGTCGTGCCATCAACATCCACCACAGCTTCCTGCCCAGCTTCAAGGGCGCGCGGCCCTACTTCCAGGCGCACGCCCGCGGCGTCAAGCTCATCGGCGCCACGGCGCACTACGTGACGGCCGACCTGGACGAAGGCCCGATCATCGAGCAGGACGTGCAGCGGGTGGACCACGCGATGTCGGCCGAGGACTACACCGCCGCCGGCCGCGACATCGAGTGCATGGTGCTGGCGCGCGCCGTGCGCTGGCACCTGGAGCACCGTGTGCTCGTCAACGGCCGCAAGTGCGTGGTCTTGCGCTGA
- the phoU gene encoding phosphate signaling complex protein PhoU, which translates to MSDSSNRAPLDAELGHLSAQLLAMGGLAEAQLSQALYAVTRASGETASQVLELEHRLNASEVDLERELWALVARQQPAARDLRLLIAVSKMVRDLERIGDEASRVARVAHRLLSHGVHGPLREPLKAIAATGQLALQQLRQALDAFARQDVELALAVLRSDELLDAGFEQLLRALVALMGDDPRTISSGIDLVFAAKALERVGDHAKNLAEQVIYCVKGTDVRHTPLGGVEALVN; encoded by the coding sequence ATGAGCGATTCCTCCAACCGCGCGCCGCTCGATGCCGAGCTCGGCCACCTGAGCGCCCAGCTGCTGGCGATGGGCGGTCTCGCGGAAGCGCAGCTGTCGCAGGCGCTGTACGCCGTCACGCGCGCCAGCGGCGAGACCGCGAGCCAGGTGCTGGAGCTGGAGCACCGCCTCAACGCCAGCGAGGTGGACCTGGAGCGCGAGTTGTGGGCCCTGGTGGCGCGCCAGCAGCCTGCCGCGCGTGACCTGCGGCTCCTGATCGCGGTGTCGAAGATGGTGCGCGACCTCGAACGCATTGGCGACGAGGCCTCACGCGTGGCGCGCGTGGCGCACCGGCTGTTGAGCCACGGCGTGCACGGCCCGCTGCGCGAGCCGCTGAAGGCCATCGCCGCCACGGGGCAGCTGGCACTGCAGCAACTTCGCCAGGCACTCGATGCCTTTGCGCGCCAGGACGTCGAGCTCGCGCTGGCCGTGCTGCGCAGCGACGAGCTGCTCGACGCCGGCTTCGAGCAGCTGCTGCGTGCGCTGGTGGCGCTGATGGGCGACGACCCGCGCACCATTTCCAGCGGCATCGACCTCGTGTTCGCCGCCAAGGCGCTGGAGCGCGTGGGCGACCACGCCAAGAACCTGGCCGAGCAGGTGATCTATTGCGTCAAGGGCACCGACGTGCGGCACACGCCGCTGGGCGGTGTCGAGGCGCTCGTGAACTGA
- a CDS encoding TPM domain-containing protein: MNRWLRILKHRWTDETDAARALGPEALQRLEQRVATSERRHSGEIRLCVEAGLPLSYLWRGATARERAVTVFGKLRVWDTEHNNGVLIYLLLAEHAIEVVADRGLARAVPPETWQQLVGGMRQAFRGGRFEDGLAQAVDRVDALLVAHFPLAAGQANPNELPDAADLR; the protein is encoded by the coding sequence ATGAACCGCTGGCTGCGCATCCTCAAGCACCGCTGGACCGACGAGACCGACGCCGCGCGCGCGCTCGGCCCCGAGGCGCTGCAGCGCCTGGAGCAGCGCGTGGCGACGAGCGAGCGCCGCCACAGCGGCGAGATCCGCCTGTGTGTGGAGGCCGGGCTGCCGCTGTCCTACCTGTGGCGCGGCGCCACGGCGCGGGAGCGCGCCGTCACGGTGTTCGGCAAGCTGCGCGTGTGGGACACCGAGCACAACAACGGCGTGCTGATCTACCTGCTGCTGGCCGAGCACGCCATCGAGGTGGTGGCCGACCGCGGCCTGGCGCGTGCCGTGCCGCCCGAGACCTGGCAGCAGCTGGTGGGCGGCATGCGCCAAGCCTTCCGCGGCGGGCGCTTCGAGGACGGCCTGGCGCAGGCCGTGGACCGGGTGGACGCCCTGCTCGTGGCGCACTTCCCGCTGGCCGCGGGGCAGGCCAACCCGAACGAGCTGCCGGACGCGGCGGACCTGCGCTGA
- a CDS encoding septal ring lytic transglycosylase RlpA family protein, with product MSLRSLPALFCLTRPRTAGPGPGGQGQPAPPRASATSLRPRPATTRTTATLGLIALLAGCASTPPPGERDGPPLKVPADLHRTPDAQPRVEPIRAGGPNKPYEALGRRYVPFTDDRPLVEHGLASWYGRKFHGRPTSNGEPYDMFAMTAAHKTMPIPSYARVRNPANGHEIIVRVNDRGPFVDGRIIDLSYVAALRLGVLNNVAPVQVRRLTTEEIRSLQGSAERARALLDP from the coding sequence ATGAGCCTGCGTTCCCTTCCTGCCCTGTTCTGCCTGACCCGACCGCGCACTGCCGGCCCCGGCCCCGGCGGCCAAGGCCAACCGGCCCCGCCCCGCGCCAGCGCCACGAGCCTGCGCCCTCGTCCGGCCACCACGCGCACCACGGCCACGCTGGGCCTCATCGCGCTGCTGGCAGGTTGCGCATCCACCCCGCCGCCCGGCGAGCGCGACGGGCCGCCGCTCAAGGTGCCGGCCGACCTGCACCGCACGCCCGACGCGCAACCGCGCGTCGAGCCCATCCGCGCGGGCGGCCCCAACAAGCCGTATGAGGCGCTGGGCCGCCGTTACGTGCCCTTCACCGATGACCGCCCGCTGGTGGAGCACGGCCTGGCCAGCTGGTACGGCCGCAAGTTCCACGGCCGGCCCACCAGCAACGGCGAGCCCTACGACATGTTCGCGATGACGGCGGCGCACAAGACCATGCCCATCCCGAGCTATGCGCGCGTGCGCAACCCGGCCAACGGCCACGAGATCATCGTGCGCGTCAACGACCGCGGGCCCTTCGTCGACGGGCGCATCATCGACCTCAGCTACGTGGCGGCGCTTCGGCTGGGTGTGCTCAACAACGTGGCACCGGTGCAGGTGCGGCGGCTGACGACCGAAGAGATCCGCTCGCTGCAGGGCAGCGCCGAGCGCGCACGCGCGCTGCTCGATCCCTAG
- a CDS encoding Arc family DNA-binding protein, which translates to MNLTLKGVPDEVYERLKTSATVNHRSLNSEIIARLEAQVLPRRSAAEQLAAVRTARARLTRDAFDHEVIDAAKREGRA; encoded by the coding sequence ATGAACCTGACTCTCAAGGGCGTGCCCGATGAGGTGTACGAGCGCTTGAAGACCTCTGCGACGGTGAACCACCGCAGCCTGAACAGCGAAATCATCGCGCGGCTTGAGGCGCAAGTGCTTCCCCGGCGCTCTGCTGCGGAGCAACTTGCAGCCGTCCGAACGGCGAGAGCTCGGCTTACCAGGGATGCCTTCGATCATGAAGTGATTGACGCGGCGAAGCGTGAGGGCAGGGCGTGA
- the phoB gene encoding phosphate regulon transcriptional regulator PhoB, protein MPRILIVEDEPAIAELVALNLRHSGYETQCVGTCADADTVVRAALPDLVVLDWMLPGESGVALARRWRADTRTRNLPIVMLTARSQEADLVQGLDAGADDYLAKPFSNAELLARIRAVLRRKAPESTDVAVQVGRLSLDPTTMRASADGVPVHLGPTEFRLLRFLLSHPERVHTRAQLLDRVWGDHVFIEERTVDVHIKRLREALTAVDCAAMIETVRGAGYRLARPGAVLGASAA, encoded by the coding sequence ATGCCCCGCATCCTGATCGTCGAAGACGAACCCGCCATCGCCGAACTGGTGGCGCTGAACCTGCGCCACAGCGGCTACGAGACGCAGTGTGTCGGTACCTGCGCCGACGCCGACACCGTGGTGCGCGCCGCGCTGCCCGATCTGGTGGTGCTGGACTGGATGCTGCCCGGCGAGAGCGGTGTGGCGCTGGCCCGTCGCTGGCGTGCCGACACGCGCACGCGCAACCTGCCGATCGTCATGCTCACCGCGCGCAGCCAGGAGGCCGACCTGGTGCAGGGCCTGGATGCGGGCGCCGACGACTACCTCGCCAAGCCCTTCAGCAACGCCGAACTGCTGGCGCGCATCCGCGCGGTGCTGCGCCGCAAGGCGCCCGAGAGCACCGACGTGGCCGTGCAGGTGGGGCGCCTCTCGCTGGACCCGACCACCATGCGCGCCTCGGCCGACGGCGTGCCGGTGCACCTGGGCCCCACCGAGTTCCGCCTGCTGCGCTTTCTGCTGTCGCACCCCGAGCGCGTGCACACCCGCGCGCAGCTGCTCGACCGCGTCTGGGGCGACCATGTCTTCATCGAAGAGCGCACGGTCGACGTGCACATCAAGCGCCTGCGCGAGGCCCTGACGGCGGTGGACTGCGCCGCGATGATCGAGACGGTGCGGGGCGCCGGCTACCGGCTGGCGCGGCCGGGGGCGGTGCTGGGCGCCTCGGCGGCCTGA
- a CDS encoding DUF2946 family protein, producing MDEIVKAALKKWPNVPHCHGWLALDTRGEWCMRDERVQRAGPFPAVKGSRITHEKLREFIHRNYAADEHGAWFFQNGPQRVYVQLEAAPYVWRVHDAPGFPLTAHTGQAAGALHQAWLDEHGRLFAHTALGFGLVHTADMEVAARAVEAAQQEGAGQKETGAWAPAELPFAQMPARFGYRLLPQA from the coding sequence ATGGACGAGATCGTCAAGGCGGCGCTGAAGAAGTGGCCCAACGTGCCGCACTGCCACGGCTGGCTGGCGCTGGACACGCGCGGCGAGTGGTGCATGCGCGATGAGCGCGTGCAGCGCGCCGGGCCCTTCCCGGCCGTCAAGGGCAGCCGCATCACGCACGAGAAGCTGCGCGAGTTCATCCACCGCAACTACGCCGCCGACGAGCACGGCGCCTGGTTCTTCCAGAACGGCCCGCAGCGCGTGTACGTGCAGCTCGAGGCCGCGCCTTACGTGTGGCGCGTGCACGATGCGCCGGGCTTTCCGCTCACGGCCCACACGGGGCAAGCCGCGGGTGCGCTGCACCAGGCCTGGCTCGACGAACACGGCCGCCTGTTCGCCCACACCGCGCTGGGCTTCGGGCTCGTGCACACGGCCGACATGGAGGTGGCCGCGCGCGCGGTGGAGGCGGCGCAGCAAGAAGGCGCCGGGCAAAAGGAAACGGGCGCCTGGGCGCCCGCCGAACTGCCGTTTGCGCAGATGCCTGCGCGCTTCGGCTACCGCTTGCTGCCGCAGGCCTGA
- a CDS encoding c-type cytochrome, translated as MSEQHSAPHSQGESHDGPHEGPIRTPKQLIATVVASFVVPVVVIILLVNYVDFGAKPAAGTNALAEEAVAKRIQRVGSVEIRDASAPAVLRTGEQVYQLACTACHAAGAAGAPKTGDAAAWAPRLKTGYEALLNSALKGKGAMAAQGGGEYSDLEIGRAVVYLANKAGGNLPEPAVPAPAAAASK; from the coding sequence ATGAGCGAGCAGCACTCCGCGCCCCATTCCCAGGGTGAGTCCCACGACGGCCCCCACGAGGGCCCGATCCGCACCCCGAAGCAGCTGATCGCGACCGTGGTCGCGTCCTTCGTGGTGCCGGTGGTGGTGATCATCCTGCTCGTCAACTATGTCGACTTCGGCGCCAAGCCGGCGGCCGGCACCAATGCCCTGGCCGAAGAGGCGGTGGCCAAGCGCATCCAGCGCGTGGGCTCGGTGGAGATCCGCGATGCCTCGGCCCCCGCCGTGCTGCGCACGGGCGAGCAGGTCTACCAGCTGGCCTGCACGGCCTGCCACGCCGCCGGCGCCGCCGGCGCGCCCAAGACCGGCGACGCCGCCGCCTGGGCGCCGCGCCTCAAGACCGGTTACGAGGCGCTGCTGAACTCGGCGCTCAAGGGCAAGGGCGCGATGGCCGCGCAGGGCGGCGGCGAGTACAGCGATCTCGAGATCGGCCGTGCCGTCGTCTACCTGGCCAACAAGGCGGGCGGCAACCTGCCCGAACCGGCCGTGCCGGCGCCGGCCGCCGCGGCCTCGAAGTAA
- a CDS encoding XdhC family protein, translating into MNSMDVDVVRTAMDWMNRGHRVVLGTVVRTWGSSPRPPGSLMIIRDDGQVAGSVSGGCIEDDLIGRIQRGELALRLPQATTYGASAEEAQRFGLPCGGTVQIVLEPLNAGSRLRELLAAIQEHRVVRRRLELATGLVTLAPNTEGDEVRFDGKALETVHGPRLRLLIIGGGQLSRYLAGFAGMLDYRVTVCDPREEYHEGWDGLEGVTLSRQMPDDLVIAMNLDAMSAVVAVTHDPKLDDLALMEALKTPAFYVGALGSRRNNDNRRLRLLDFDVSRAEVARLRGPVGLNLGGLTPPEIAMSIVAEMTALRRGIDLAGPLADWAASDTACRTA; encoded by the coding sequence ATGAACAGCATGGACGTGGACGTGGTCCGCACCGCGATGGACTGGATGAACCGGGGCCATCGTGTCGTGCTCGGCACCGTGGTGCGCACCTGGGGCTCGAGTCCGCGCCCGCCGGGCAGCCTGATGATCATCCGCGACGACGGTCAGGTGGCCGGCTCCGTCTCGGGCGGCTGCATCGAGGACGACCTGATCGGCCGCATCCAGCGCGGCGAGCTGGCACTGCGCCTGCCGCAGGCCACCACCTACGGCGCCAGCGCCGAGGAGGCGCAGCGTTTCGGCCTGCCCTGCGGCGGCACGGTGCAGATCGTGCTGGAGCCTCTCAACGCCGGCAGCCGGCTGCGCGAGCTGCTGGCGGCCATCCAGGAGCACCGCGTCGTGCGCCGGCGGCTCGAGCTCGCCACGGGTCTGGTCACGCTCGCGCCCAACACCGAGGGCGACGAAGTCCGCTTCGACGGCAAGGCGCTCGAGACGGTCCACGGCCCGCGCCTGCGCCTGCTCATCATCGGTGGCGGCCAGCTCAGCCGTTATCTCGCGGGCTTCGCCGGCATGCTCGACTACCGCGTGACGGTCTGCGACCCGCGCGAGGAGTACCACGAAGGCTGGGACGGCCTGGAGGGCGTGACGCTGTCGCGCCAGATGCCCGACGACCTGGTGATCGCGATGAACCTCGACGCCATGAGCGCCGTGGTGGCCGTGACGCACGACCCCAAGCTCGACGACCTGGCGCTGATGGAGGCGCTCAAGACGCCGGCCTTCTACGTCGGTGCCCTCGGCTCGCGGCGCAACAACGACAACCGGCGCCTGCGCCTGCTCGACTTCGACGTGAGCCGCGCCGAAGTGGCGCGCCTGCGCGGCCCGGTGGGCCTGAACCTCGGCGGGCTGACACCGCCGGAGATCGCGATGAGCATCGTCGCCGAGATGACGGCGCTGCGCCGCGGCATCGACCTGGCCGGCCCGCTCGCGGACTGGGCGGCGTCCGACACGGCCTGCCGCACGGCCTGA
- a CDS encoding alpha/beta fold hydrolase has translation MAVAFDYRPPAWLPGGNAQTIWAALHARRFDGEPPRFVRERWATPDGDFIDVDHLPGSAAAPLRLVLFHGLEGSSASQYAQAFAAVARARGWACSVPHFRGCSGELNPAPRAYHSGDYEEIGWILQRLRASGPQPLLAVGISLGGNALLRWAQEAGEGAAATAAAVAAVCSPIDLASAGRAIDRGFNRLVYARMFLSTMIPKALKKWQQHPGLFDRERVAAARTIFAFDDAFTAPLHGFAGTADYWARASAAPHLARLRIPALVLNAGNDPFVPAHELPGPQQAGRFVTFWRPAGGGHVGFPHGGFPGRVQQMPSAVAGWLAAHA, from the coding sequence ATGGCGGTGGCCTTCGACTACCGGCCGCCGGCCTGGCTGCCCGGCGGCAACGCGCAGACGATCTGGGCCGCGCTGCACGCCCGCCGCTTCGACGGCGAGCCGCCGCGCTTCGTGCGCGAGCGCTGGGCCACGCCCGACGGCGACTTCATCGACGTCGACCACCTGCCCGGCTCGGCCGCGGCGCCACTCCGCCTGGTGCTGTTCCACGGCCTCGAAGGCAGCAGCGCCAGCCAGTACGCACAGGCCTTCGCGGCCGTGGCGCGCGCGCGCGGCTGGGCCTGCAGCGTGCCGCACTTCCGCGGCTGCAGCGGCGAGCTCAACCCCGCGCCGCGCGCCTACCACTCGGGCGACTACGAGGAGATCGGCTGGATCCTGCAGCGCCTGCGCGCCTCGGGCCCGCAGCCGCTGCTGGCGGTGGGCATCTCGCTGGGCGGCAACGCGCTGCTGCGCTGGGCGCAGGAGGCCGGCGAGGGCGCCGCCGCCACGGCCGCCGCGGTGGCCGCGGTGTGCTCGCCGATCGACCTGGCCTCGGCCGGCCGCGCCATCGACCGCGGCTTCAACCGGCTCGTCTACGCGCGCATGTTCCTGTCGACCATGATCCCCAAGGCGCTGAAGAAGTGGCAGCAGCACCCGGGCCTGTTCGACCGCGAGCGCGTGGCGGCGGCGCGCACGATCTTTGCGTTCGACGACGCCTTCACCGCGCCACTGCACGGCTTTGCCGGCACGGCCGACTACTGGGCGCGGGCCTCGGCGGCGCCGCACCTGGCACGGCTGCGCATCCCGGCGCTGGTGCTCAACGCCGGCAACGACCCCTTCGTGCCGGCGCACGAGCTGCCCGGGCCGCAGCAGGCCGGGCGCTTCGTCACCTTCTGGCGGCCGGCCGGCGGCGGGCACGTGGGCTTCCCGCACGGCGGCTTTCCGGGGCGCGTGCAGCAGATGCCCTCGGCGGTGGCGGGCTGGCTCGCCGCCCACGCCTGA
- a CDS encoding type II toxin-antitoxin system VapC family toxin, whose amino-acid sequence MIVVDVNVLAYLLMPGKYTQAAERQLEEDSVWVVPRLWRSELRNVLANYLKAGQMNMTDASVVFQKAEELVGAEEYEVETTHVLRLCAESKCSAYDCEYIALAEFLDVKMVTKDGKLARAFPRRTVLLPDA is encoded by the coding sequence GTGATCGTTGTTGACGTCAACGTGCTGGCGTACCTGCTGATGCCGGGCAAGTACACCCAGGCCGCTGAGCGACAGCTTGAGGAGGACTCGGTCTGGGTGGTGCCAAGGCTCTGGCGCAGTGAACTACGCAATGTCCTGGCGAACTATTTGAAGGCCGGTCAGATGAACATGACCGACGCGTCTGTTGTGTTCCAGAAGGCCGAGGAGTTGGTTGGAGCCGAGGAGTACGAAGTAGAGACGACCCACGTCCTGCGGCTGTGTGCGGAGAGCAAGTGCTCAGCCTACGACTGCGAGTACATCGCGCTCGCAGAGTTTTTGGACGTGAAGATGGTGACGAAGGACGGGAAGCTCGCGAGAGCGTTCCCGCGGCGCACGGTCTTGCTTCCTGATGCCTAA
- a CDS encoding PhoX family phosphatase — translation MEDSNRSANPGIHEVSDPARRRVLGGGLAGAVTALLAPLAAPVQAQGRGSPLLGFQSVPVSVADTVTVPPGYRVQVIAAWGEAVGLSGENPAFRFDGGNSAAEQEAQLGTHHDGIHFYRHPLTPDNPATGLLVMNHEYADDGLLHPDGMAAWNAAKVRKAQAAHGVSVIEVERKDGRWDIVRPSPWARRITASTPIAVGGPAAGHRLLQTAADPSGRRVLGTLNNCGSGITPWGTYLTCEENFIFYFRGPQQPSVHEARWGLRPGDPVGYRWHEHDERFDAGKHPNEPHRFGWIVEIDPTDASSTPVKRTALGRAAHEGATVAVTKDGRAVVYSGEDARFEYIYKFVSRDRIKPGGAKANRELLDHGTLYVARFDADGSGRWLPLRHGEGFLIPQMGFADQGEVLIKARQASDALGGTKMDRPEWIDIDKDGWVYCTLTNNSNRGPGTYDTDAANPRENNTMGHIIRWKERGDFDGERFEWNHFVLAGDPAQGRAEARGNVRGDAFACPDGLWTDARGVLWIQTDMSTSAMGRGDLANLGNNAMLAADPKSGEIRRFLTGPAGCEITGATMSPDGRSMFVNIQHPGESPSERSDPANPRRFSNWPDQRPDGRPRSATVVITKADGGLVGT, via the coding sequence ATGGAAGACAGCAACCGCTCGGCCAACCCGGGCATCCACGAGGTCTCCGACCCCGCGCGCCGCCGCGTGCTCGGCGGCGGCCTGGCCGGCGCGGTGACGGCGCTGTTGGCGCCGCTGGCCGCGCCCGTGCAGGCTCAGGGTCGGGGCTCGCCGCTGCTGGGCTTCCAGTCGGTGCCGGTGTCCGTCGCCGACACCGTGACGGTGCCCCCGGGCTACCGCGTGCAGGTGATCGCCGCCTGGGGCGAGGCGGTGGGCCTGTCGGGCGAGAACCCGGCCTTCCGCTTCGACGGCGGCAACAGCGCCGCAGAGCAGGAGGCGCAGCTGGGCACCCACCACGACGGCATCCACTTCTACCGCCACCCGCTGACACCCGACAACCCCGCCACCGGCCTGCTGGTGATGAACCACGAGTACGCCGACGACGGCCTGCTGCACCCCGACGGCATGGCCGCCTGGAACGCGGCCAAGGTGCGCAAGGCGCAGGCGGCGCACGGTGTCAGCGTGATCGAGGTCGAGCGCAAGGACGGCCGCTGGGACATCGTGCGCCCCAGCCCCTGGGCGCGGCGCATCACGGCCAGCACGCCGATCGCCGTCGGCGGCCCGGCCGCCGGCCACCGGCTGCTGCAGACCGCGGCCGATCCTTCGGGCCGCCGCGTGCTGGGCACGCTCAACAACTGCGGCAGCGGCATCACGCCCTGGGGCACCTACCTCACCTGCGAGGAGAACTTCATCTTCTACTTCCGGGGCCCGCAGCAGCCCAGCGTGCACGAGGCGCGCTGGGGACTGCGCCCGGGCGATCCCGTGGGCTACCGCTGGCACGAGCACGACGAGCGCTTCGACGCCGGCAAGCACCCGAACGAGCCGCACCGCTTCGGCTGGATCGTCGAGATCGACCCGACCGACGCCAGCAGCACGCCCGTCAAGCGCACGGCGCTGGGCCGCGCCGCGCACGAGGGCGCGACGGTGGCCGTCACCAAGGACGGCCGCGCCGTGGTCTACAGCGGCGAGGACGCGCGCTTCGAGTACATCTACAAGTTCGTCAGCCGCGACCGCATCAAGCCCGGTGGTGCCAAGGCCAACCGCGAGTTGCTCGACCACGGCACGCTGTACGTGGCGCGCTTTGACGCCGACGGCAGCGGCCGCTGGCTGCCCCTGCGCCACGGCGAGGGCTTCCTGATCCCGCAGATGGGTTTTGCCGACCAGGGCGAGGTGCTGATCAAGGCGCGCCAGGCCTCGGACGCTTTGGGCGGCACGAAGATGGACCGCCCGGAGTGGATCGACATCGACAAGGACGGCTGGGTCTACTGCACGCTCACCAACAACAGCAACCGCGGGCCCGGCACCTACGACACCGACGCCGCCAACCCGCGCGAGAACAACACCATGGGCCACATCATCCGCTGGAAGGAGCGGGGCGACTTCGACGGCGAGCGCTTCGAGTGGAACCACTTCGTGCTCGCGGGCGACCCCGCGCAAGGGCGCGCCGAGGCCCGCGGCAATGTGCGCGGCGACGCCTTCGCCTGCCCCGACGGCCTGTGGACCGATGCGCGCGGCGTGCTGTGGATCCAGACCGACATGTCCACCAGCGCCATGGGCCGCGGCGACCTGGCCAATCTGGGCAACAACGCCATGCTGGCGGCCGACCCGAAATCGGGCGAGATCCGCCGCTTCCTCACCGGCCCGGCGGGCTGCGAGATCACCGGGGCCACGATGAGCCCCGACGGCCGCTCGATGTTCGTCAACATCCAGCACCCGGGCGAAAGCCCCAGCGAGCGCAGCGATCCGGCCAACCCGCGCCGCTTCAGCAACTGGCCCGACCAGCGGCCGGACGGCCGGCCGCGCAGCGCCACCGTCGTCATCACCAAGGCCGACGGCGGGCTGGTGGGCACCTGA
- a CDS encoding SDR family oxidoreductase: MASANTPSTPDRGPRRRLLVTGAGRGIGRAVALMAARRGWDLALNYARDAAAAERTAAEVRAEGAQALLLPADVADDAAVVAMFAALDAAWGGLDGLVNNAGIVDVAQRVDEYSAARVQRMFAVNVFGSFSCAREAVRRMSTRHGGRGGAIVNIGSVASKLGSAGQYVDYAAAKGAIDVFTVGLSREVAAEGVRVNAVRPGITDTEIHASGGQPDRARALAPQIPMQRPGTADEIAEAVLWLLSDAAGYTTGALLDVTGGR, encoded by the coding sequence ATGGCATCGGCAAACACCCCCTCCACCCCCGACCGCGGCCCTCGGCGCCGCCTGCTCGTCACGGGCGCCGGGCGCGGCATCGGCCGCGCCGTGGCGCTGATGGCGGCGCGGCGTGGCTGGGACCTGGCCCTCAACTACGCGCGCGACGCCGCGGCCGCGGAGCGCACCGCCGCAGAGGTGCGCGCCGAAGGTGCCCAGGCCCTGCTGCTGCCGGCCGACGTGGCCGACGACGCCGCGGTGGTGGCCATGTTCGCCGCGCTCGACGCCGCCTGGGGCGGGCTTGACGGGCTGGTCAACAACGCCGGCATCGTCGACGTGGCGCAGCGCGTCGACGAGTACTCGGCCGCGCGCGTGCAGCGCATGTTCGCCGTCAACGTGTTCGGCAGCTTCTCGTGCGCGCGCGAGGCCGTGCGCCGCATGAGCACACGCCATGGCGGGCGCGGCGGCGCCATCGTCAACATCGGCTCCGTGGCCAGCAAGCTCGGCTCGGCCGGCCAGTACGTGGACTACGCCGCCGCCAAGGGCGCCATCGACGTCTTCACCGTGGGCCTGAGCCGCGAGGTGGCCGCCGAGGGCGTGCGCGTGAACGCCGTGCGCCCCGGCATCACCGACACCGAGATCCACGCCAGCGGCGGCCAGCCCGACCGCGCCCGCGCCCTGGCGCCGCAGATCCCGATGCAGCGCCCGGGCACGGCCGACGAGATCGCCGAGGCCGTGCTGTGGCTGCTTTCGGACGCGGCGGGCTACACCACCGGGGCGCTGCTGGACGTGACCGGAGGGCGCTGA